Proteins found in one Nocardia brasiliensis ATCC 700358 genomic segment:
- a CDS encoding class I SAM-dependent methyltransferase → MTWAETGRWRKHAPPFHHRVEDYAQFRPNYPMAATDWALKQCRRRNLHILDLGSGTGKLTANLVAIGARVTAVEPDEWMRATLADQYPQVVVKAGSAEAIPLPDNSMDAVLIGQAFHLFDRDRALSEVARVLRPGGTCAALWNQHDTIVPWVSGLHQVVPFLAEDSEEQRLPAHESFTSVEHAGFAQACPCTVTSLTGMIGTHAVVRAVSQREREALLNSVSEYLREAPALRGETFDFPLVTEVFRCTLRV, encoded by the coding sequence ATGACATGGGCGGAGACAGGGCGCTGGCGAAAACACGCTCCACCTTTTCACCATCGTGTTGAAGATTATGCGCAATTCCGCCCGAACTACCCGATGGCAGCCACGGACTGGGCGCTGAAGCAGTGCCGACGCCGGAACCTGCACATCCTCGATCTCGGCTCTGGGACAGGCAAATTGACCGCCAATCTGGTGGCGATCGGAGCGAGGGTAACGGCCGTGGAACCTGACGAGTGGATGCGAGCGACTCTGGCCGATCAATATCCTCAGGTGGTTGTGAAGGCCGGTAGCGCCGAGGCGATCCCCCTGCCGGACAATTCGATGGATGCCGTGCTCATCGGGCAGGCGTTCCACCTGTTCGATCGAGATCGAGCTCTTTCCGAAGTTGCCCGAGTGCTGCGCCCCGGTGGCACCTGCGCCGCACTGTGGAATCAACATGACACGATCGTGCCCTGGGTGTCCGGTCTGCATCAGGTCGTCCCGTTTTTGGCGGAGGATTCCGAAGAACAACGCCTGCCCGCGCACGAGTCGTTCACGAGTGTGGAACATGCCGGATTCGCTCAGGCATGCCCGTGTACCGTGACGTCGCTAACCGGGATGATCGGTACCCACGCGGTCGTACGGGCGGTTTCCCAGCGAGAGCGAGAGGCGTTGCTGAACAGTGTTTCGGAGTACCTTCGAGAAGCTCCCGCGCTCCGCGGAGAGACTTTCGACTTCCCGTTGGTAACCGAAGTCTTTCGCTGCACCCTGCGCGTATGA
- a CDS encoding polyprenyl synthetase family protein, protein MVTESSQGFDEHNAEELLLAARRRCAPALEAALQELPGPMPLMAGYQLGWWDSKATRGNFRQGKSIRAALVFAAAQACGGDAATAVSAAAAVQLLHNFTLVHDDLIDEDTLRRGRPTVWSVWGKTNAILLGDALHAAAVKLLAEAPWQDSAILAAVRRLEAAATEACGGQFEDCAFEAAGDIDTESYLRMAMGKTGALVGCSCALGALSAGADPAVVDALDRYGRELGMAFQFTDDLMGIWGDPEITGKPAGADIARRKRSLPVVAALRSGTPEAVELEQIYRSDIPLTAAQITKAITLIAGAGGRSYTARAAIDRAAIAIRLLPDPANSAALIALNSLAVNRDH, encoded by the coding sequence ATGGTTACAGAATCTTCTCAGGGTTTCGACGAGCACAATGCCGAAGAGTTGCTGCTGGCCGCACGCCGCCGGTGCGCGCCGGCGCTCGAGGCCGCACTGCAAGAACTGCCGGGTCCGATGCCGCTTATGGCGGGCTACCAACTCGGCTGGTGGGATAGCAAAGCGACGCGCGGCAATTTTCGGCAGGGCAAGTCGATTCGTGCCGCTCTCGTGTTCGCCGCGGCGCAAGCCTGTGGCGGTGACGCTGCCACTGCGGTATCCGCCGCCGCAGCGGTGCAATTGCTACACAATTTCACCCTCGTTCACGACGATCTCATCGACGAGGACACACTGCGGCGCGGACGCCCCACCGTATGGTCCGTCTGGGGTAAGACCAACGCCATACTGCTCGGCGACGCGTTGCACGCGGCGGCAGTCAAGTTACTGGCCGAGGCGCCGTGGCAAGACAGTGCGATTCTTGCCGCCGTCCGCAGACTCGAAGCGGCAGCGACCGAGGCATGTGGGGGACAGTTCGAGGACTGCGCCTTCGAGGCAGCCGGCGACATCGACACCGAGTCCTATCTACGGATGGCGATGGGGAAAACCGGTGCGCTGGTGGGATGTTCGTGCGCCTTGGGTGCATTGTCCGCGGGTGCGGACCCGGCCGTGGTCGATGCACTCGATCGCTACGGTCGAGAACTGGGGATGGCCTTTCAGTTCACCGATGACTTGATGGGGATCTGGGGGGATCCGGAGATAACCGGAAAGCCCGCAGGCGCTGATATCGCACGACGGAAGAGATCACTGCCGGTGGTGGCCGCGTTACGATCCGGCACGCCGGAAGCCGTCGAGCTGGAGCAGATCTATCGCTCCGACATCCCGCTGACCGCAGCCCAGATCACAAAGGCCATCACGTTGATCGCCGGCGCAGGAGGCCGGTCCTACACCGCACGGGCGGCGATTGATCGTGCGGCCATAGCGATAAGACTGCTCCCCGATCCCGCGAATAGCGCAGCCTTGATCGCACTCAATTCTCTCGCCGTCAATCGCGATCATTGA
- a CDS encoding fused (3R)-hydroxyacyl-ACP dehydratase subunits HadA/HadB: protein MDKTLDSIGHAAMEPTDCITDAATEIAASTKLSAFIDRHFHGSDYYEVGREKIREYAALARCGHPAYRSDDAARELGYPGLLAPAAFFSMVATMVQGALLGAYVDGPGFRSIIQTDQQVELHRPIVVGDRLDCEVWIDTYRQTFGGDLIGLTSVLTDPTGAPVVTARTRLASRADLDEHVAAAIRNVLMRSAAPAPTLQAERRWGHDERFVAAETMVGPRRAHFTVAHLSSFTDIHVGAELPSRTVFLNSSDLVRYAGVSGDPNPIHWSPGIAELFRLDSVVAHGMLTTGIGAGFVAAYLDDPGAISAYRIRLISPVFVGSEGATIEFGGRVKSIDAEEHTVTVGLTAKQEGREIFGRANVTVRLRADDTGAVTPEPPL from the coding sequence GTGGATAAGACTCTCGACAGCATCGGACATGCGGCTATGGAGCCGACTGATTGCATCACTGATGCAGCGACTGAAATTGCGGCGAGCACGAAGCTTTCAGCCTTTATCGATCGTCACTTCCATGGTTCGGACTATTATGAGGTGGGACGAGAGAAGATCCGTGAGTATGCGGCCCTGGCACGGTGCGGCCACCCTGCGTATCGCAGCGACGACGCGGCGCGAGAGCTCGGATATCCTGGGTTGCTCGCTCCCGCGGCCTTCTTCTCGATGGTGGCTACGATGGTCCAAGGGGCACTGCTCGGCGCTTACGTCGATGGTCCCGGGTTCCGGTCCATCATCCAGACGGACCAGCAGGTCGAGTTGCACCGGCCGATCGTGGTCGGTGACCGACTCGACTGTGAGGTGTGGATCGACACGTATCGCCAAACGTTCGGTGGTGACCTGATCGGCTTGACGAGTGTGCTCACGGATCCGACTGGTGCACCGGTCGTCACCGCGCGCACCCGACTGGCAAGCCGGGCCGACCTGGATGAGCATGTGGCTGCAGCGATCCGAAACGTGCTCATGCGCAGTGCCGCGCCGGCGCCGACTTTGCAGGCTGAGCGCAGGTGGGGACATGATGAACGTTTCGTCGCGGCCGAGACGATGGTTGGGCCCCGCCGCGCGCATTTCACCGTCGCGCACCTGAGTTCGTTTACGGATATCCATGTCGGTGCGGAATTGCCTTCCCGCACAGTGTTTCTCAACTCCAGTGACCTCGTTCGATATGCGGGGGTGAGTGGCGATCCGAATCCCATTCACTGGAGCCCAGGCATCGCCGAGCTGTTCCGGCTCGATTCCGTGGTAGCGCACGGAATGCTGACAACCGGTATCGGTGCCGGATTCGTAGCCGCGTATCTCGACGACCCCGGTGCGATCAGCGCATACCGCATCCGGTTGATCAGCCCGGTCTTCGTGGGCTCGGAAGGTGCCACCATCGAGTTCGGTGGCCGGGTGAAGTCGATCGATGCCGAGGAACATACGGTGACGGTCGGGCTGACGGCGAAGCAGGAGGGACGTGAGATCTTCGGCCGCGCTAACGTGACCGTACGCCTGCGTGCCGACGACACTGGCGCGGTCACACCGGAACCTCCGCTGTGA
- a CDS encoding nuclear transport factor 2 family protein: protein MADTKLLSELLDIEGRGWDSLCDGTGAEFYGSLMTGDAIMVLANGMILDRDGVIAALQESPPWRTYEIREPRVIDVGVHSKILVYTGVAYRDGAEPAFTGLMSSVYLRVGGEWKLALYQQTEVTG, encoded by the coding sequence ATGGCAGATACAAAGCTTTTGAGCGAATTGCTCGACATCGAGGGCCGGGGCTGGGACTCGCTGTGTGACGGCACCGGCGCTGAATTCTATGGCTCCCTGATGACTGGCGACGCGATCATGGTGCTGGCCAACGGCATGATCCTGGACCGCGACGGAGTCATCGCCGCACTGCAAGAATCGCCACCTTGGCGAACCTACGAGATCCGCGAGCCACGAGTCATCGACGTCGGAGTGCACAGCAAGATCCTGGTCTATACCGGCGTCGCCTACCGCGACGGGGCCGAACCCGCCTTCACCGGCCTCATGTCCAGCGTCTACCTCCGCGTCGGCGGCGAATGGAAACTGGCTCTCTACCAGCAAACCGAGGTCACCGGCTGA